The following are encoded in a window of Coregonus clupeaformis isolate EN_2021a chromosome 34, ASM2061545v1, whole genome shotgun sequence genomic DNA:
- the LOC121549931 gene encoding cyclic nucleotide-gated cation channel beta-3-like, with the protein MFGKLKALFSVPEPPPKPDAAAAPATAPAPAPAPAPAPAPAPAPPAKEDEKKEEEPKKEEAKPADPAPASAPAPAPAPAPAAAPAPAPTPAPAPAPAPAEGDKPTEGAEGEEQPPPPPPPVVYNRYADDTIRDIVKRLRDRTNIYKERVIDPYTTTPEISPPITPVLRKPDYLRKKEAERIKAEEDAIKKAEADAIKAVEMAKKKEEKAKVDAEKKEAERLKKQEEEQAARDAAICPMFSFSFIDTLLQPVENAMDSVLGNTIDPFTDRKYIAWITLVSLAFNYNIWFTPVRLVFPIHTPASIPFWIIADILADSVNVIDIILWQPRLQFVKGGDIIKDRTMTKPHYREISRFNLDMISIIPFDLLGIPFGFSALYRLNRLLRIDMFFEFSDRLESIMAKAYIWRVGRTTGYLLFMLHLNACFYYVASVYLGIGTSKWVYNGEGTAYLRCYYFAVRSLINIGGLPEPGSVFEICFQMTNFFTGVFVFSSLIGQMRDVIGAATQGQTYFRASMDGCVEYMNTFDIPDLVQNRVRTWYNYTWDAQGMLDESVLLEQMPLVMRTAIGVDVNFATFDKIALFQGCDKQMLVDMLLRLKSIIYLPGDFVVKKGDIGKEMYIIKGGEVQVVGGPDNSIVFVTLKAGCVFGEISLLQSAKDGGNRRTANVKAHGFVNLFVLDKKDLVDILVHYPNSQRVLAKKGRKLMKAKGPAGAKAEVEKKKGLALFGPKPPTPKLARVFGGFGKGGFLEKLKAAQVKEQQGK; encoded by the exons ATGTTTGGCAAGCTCAAAGCACTGTTCTCGGTGCCCGAGCCACCTCCGAAGCCGGATGCCGCTGCTGCTCCTGCCACGGCTCCTGCCCCTGCCCCTGCACcagctcctgctcctgctcctgcccCAGCACCTCCAGCCAAG GAAGATGAGAAGAAAGAGGAAGAACCTAAGAAGGAGGAGGCTAAACCAGCAG ATCCTGCCCCAGCTTCTGCTCCTGCCCCAGCTCCTGCTCCAGCCCCGGCCGCTGCCCCAGCACCTGCACCTACACCTGCACCTGCACCTGCACCTGCACCTGCAGAAGGGGACAAACCCACTGAGGGGGCTGAAGG TGAAGAGCagccccctcctccacctcccccggTGGTGTACAACAGGTATGCAGACGACACAATCCGGGACATTGTCAAACGGTTAAGAGACCGGACAAATATCTACAAAGAGAGAGTCATTGACCCCTACACTACCACACCTGAAATCAGCCCCCCTATCA CCCCGGTGTTGAGGAAACCAGACTACCTgagaaagaaggaggcagagaggataAAAGCAGAGGAGGACGCGATAAAAAAAGCAGAAGCGGATGCGATCAAGGCAGTTGAGATGGCAAAGAAAAAGGAGGAGAAAGCGAAGGTGGACGCGGAGAAGAAGGAGGCAGAGCGGCTAAAGaaacaggaggaggagcaggcagCTAGAGATGCAGCCATTTGTCCCATGTTCAGCTTTTCCTTCATTGACACTTTGCTCCAACCAGTAGAAAACGCCATGGACTCAGTGCTTGGTAACACCATAGATCCATTCACAG atcgcAAGTATATTGCTTGGATAACACTTGTAAGTTTGGCGTTCAACTACAACATTTGGTTTACACCGGTTCGTTTGGTCTTTCCCATCCATACTCCAGCGTCCATTCCTTTCTGGATAATTGCTGACATTCTTGCTGACAGTGTCAATGTCATAGATATCATCCTCTGGCAGCCACGACTGCAGTTTGTGAAAGGAGGAGACATTATT AAAGACCGGACTATGACGAAGCCACATTATCGAGAGATTTCGAGGTTTAAT TTGGATATGATCAGCATCATCCCATTCGATTTGCTAGGTATCCCGTTTGGATTCTCTGCTTTATACAGACTCAACCGTCTACTGAGG ATTGATATGTTTTTCGAGTTCAGCGATCGGCTTGAGAGTATCATGGCCAAGGCTTACATCTGGAG AGTTGGTCGCACCACTGGCTACTTGCTGTTCATGCTCCATCTCAACGCCTGTTTCTACTACGTGGCATCAGTGTACCTTGGCATCGGCACCTCCAAATGGGTCTACAATGGAGAGGGAACCGC GTACCTGCGTTGTTATTACTTCGCTGTTCGTAGTCTGATCAACATCGGGGGTCTTCCTGAGCCAGGCTCTGTGTTTGAGATCTGTTTCCAGATGACCAACTTCTTCACTGGTGTCTTCGTGTTCTCCAGTTTGATTGGACAG ATGAGAGATGTTATCGGGGCTGCCACGCAGGGCCAGACATATTTCCGGGCCTCCATGGATGGCTGTGTGGAATACATGAACACCTTCGACATCCCCGACTTGGTGCAGAACAGAGTACGCACCTGGTACAACTACACCTGGGACGCCCAGGGCATGCTGG aCGAGTCTGTACTGCTGGAGCAGATGCCTCTTGTAATGAGAACAGCCATTGGTGTGGACGTAAACTTTGCCACCTTCGATAAAATTGCTCTTTTTCAG GGCTGTGATAAGCAGATGTTGGTGGACATGTTGCTGAGGCTCAAGTCTATTATATATCTACCTGGAGACTTTGTGGTGAAGAAA GGTGACATTGGTAAAGAGATGTACATCATAAAGGGTGGAGAGGTGCAGGTGGTTGGTGGACCAGATAACTCCATTGTGTTTGTGACGCTAAAGGCCGGCTGTGTGTTTGGAGAAATCAG TCTGCTACAGTCTGCCAAAGACGGCGGGAACAGAAGGACGGCTAACGTAAAAGCTCACGGCTTCGTCAACCTTTTTGTCCTGGATAAGAAAGACCTGGTTGACATCTTGGTCCACTACCCAAATTCCCAGAGAGTGCTGGCCAAGAAAGGAAG GAAACTGATGAAGGCGAAGGGTCCAGCTGGTGCTAAGGCTGAGGTTGAAAAGAAGAAAGGACTGGCGCTGTTCGGACCCAAACCCCCCACTCCTAAATTGGCACGCGTCTTCGGAGGCTTTGGCAAAGGAGGCTTCTTGGAGAAACTGAAG GCTGCACAAGTGAAGGAGCAGCAGGGGAAGtaa